One Kitasatospora sp. MAP12-44 DNA segment encodes these proteins:
- a CDS encoding DNA-formamidopyrimidine glycosylase family protein produces MPEGDSVFRTAAELHEALAGRTLTVADLRVPAHATADLTGRQVLETTARGKHLLTRLAGGLTLHTHLRMDGRWQVYGAGQRWTGGPGWQIRAVLGTAQHTAVGYRLPVVQLLRTRDESAVVGHLGPDLLGPDWDAALALRRLTADPARPIAEALLDQRNLAGIGNIYATELCFLGSVTPWTPVREVPAPDQLLDWARTLLMFNRLRPGHLTTVDLTTVDLTTGEPRAARVRERNWVYGRGGRPCLRCATVVRTAQRGAPPQQRVTYWCPNCQHGPVPGG; encoded by the coding sequence ATGCCCGAGGGTGACTCCGTCTTTCGCACCGCCGCCGAGCTCCACGAAGCGCTGGCCGGCCGGACCCTGACCGTGGCCGACCTGCGGGTCCCGGCGCACGCCACGGCCGACCTGACCGGACGCCAGGTCCTGGAGACGACCGCGCGCGGCAAACACCTGCTCACCCGGCTGGCGGGCGGCCTGACACTCCACACCCACCTGCGGATGGACGGTCGCTGGCAGGTCTACGGCGCCGGACAGCGGTGGACGGGCGGGCCCGGGTGGCAGATCCGGGCCGTCCTCGGCACCGCGCAGCACACCGCCGTGGGCTACCGCCTGCCGGTCGTCCAACTGCTGCGCACCCGGGACGAGTCGGCCGTGGTCGGCCATCTCGGTCCGGATCTGCTCGGCCCGGACTGGGATGCCGCGCTGGCGCTGCGCAGGCTGACCGCCGACCCCGCCCGCCCGATCGCCGAGGCTCTGCTCGACCAGCGCAACCTCGCGGGCATCGGCAACATCTACGCCACCGAGCTGTGCTTCCTGGGGTCGGTCACCCCGTGGACGCCTGTGCGCGAGGTTCCGGCGCCGGACCAGCTGCTCGACTGGGCGAGGACGCTGCTGATGTTCAACCGGCTGCGCCCGGGTCATCTGACCACCGTCGATCTGACCACCGTCGACCTGACCACCGGTGAGCCCCGGGCGGCCCGCGTCCGGGAGCGCAACTGGGTCTACGGTCGCGGCGGGCGCCCCTGCCTGCGCTGCGCCACCGTCGTCCGGACGGCGCAGCGCGGCGCGCCGCCCCAGCAGCGGGTGACGTACTGGTGTCCGAACTGCCAGCACGGGCCCGTGCCGGGCGGCTGA
- a CDS encoding MarR family transcriptional regulator, whose protein sequence is MAHTTSQSPETSPEQLLPPPGTDLLQLDLQVCFALHATSRAFDRVYRRLLRDTGLTYPQYLAMMALWEHGAMPVKQLGELLRLDSGTLSPLLKRLDAAGLVQRERSPHDERSVIVRPTGEGAALRAQAERIPLEIIAASGLSAADAVELRSRLEQLTHALDAAADAGPEA, encoded by the coding sequence ATGGCCCACACGACATCGCAGTCCCCGGAAACCTCCCCGGAGCAGCTCCTGCCGCCGCCCGGTACAGACCTGCTCCAGCTCGACCTCCAGGTCTGCTTCGCGCTGCACGCCACCTCCCGCGCCTTCGACCGGGTCTACCGGCGGCTGCTGCGCGACACGGGCCTCACCTATCCGCAGTACCTGGCGATGATGGCGCTCTGGGAGCACGGTGCGATGCCCGTCAAGCAGCTCGGCGAGCTGCTCCGGCTGGACTCCGGCACCCTCTCCCCGCTGCTCAAGCGACTGGACGCCGCCGGGCTGGTCCAGCGCGAGCGCAGCCCGCACGACGAGCGCTCGGTGATCGTCCGCCCGACCGGGGAGGGCGCGGCCCTGCGCGCCCAGGCCGAGCGGATCCCGTTGGAGATCATCGCCGCCAGCGGCCTCAGTGCCGCCGACGCGGTCGAACTGCGCTCCAGGCTCGAACAGTTGACCCACGCCCTGGACGCCGCAGCCGACGCCGGCCCGGAGGCCTGA
- a CDS encoding organic hydroperoxide resistance protein, which produces MDALYTAAATANGREGRTVSSDGRLDLQLAFPQALGGNGEGTNPEQLFAAGYAACFASALGAVGRMQKVETKDASVTAEVSIGKEEDGGFGLAVTLRVELPEELNNEAGHALVEQAHAFCPYSKATRGNIPVSLVIE; this is translated from the coding sequence ATGGACGCGCTCTACACCGCCGCCGCCACCGCCAACGGCCGCGAAGGCCGCACGGTGAGCTCGGACGGCCGACTCGACCTCCAGCTCGCCTTCCCGCAGGCCCTGGGCGGCAACGGCGAGGGCACCAACCCCGAGCAGCTGTTCGCCGCCGGCTACGCCGCCTGCTTCGCCAGCGCGCTGGGCGCGGTCGGCCGGATGCAGAAGGTGGAGACCAAGGACGCCTCGGTCACCGCCGAGGTCAGCATCGGCAAGGAGGAGGACGGCGGCTTCGGCCTCGCCGTCACCCTGCGCGTCGAGCTCCCGGAGGAGCTCAACAACGAGGCCGGCCACGCCCTGGTCGAGCAGGCGCACGCCTTCTGCCCGTACTCCAAGGCCACCCGGGGCAACATCCCGGTCTCGCTCGTCATCGAGTAA
- a CDS encoding TIGR00266 family protein, producing MQAVVKGSTMPVLEIELAPGETVISTHGELSWMSSNMQMSQTTNTGGPGGGGFMGAIKRAVGGGGIFLTQYQAQGGPALVAFAAKVPGHIIPVDITPGRGVLVHRHGWVCGTPGISPTVGLQQSFRGGLWGGEGFILQRLQGQGRAWIELSGELTQYTLGPGQTMLVHPGHVGMFEEQVQFTITRVPGIANKIFGGDGYHLVALTGPGQIWLQSMPLSGLAHALEPYLARDAASAGAEGAGIGGIVGGILRG from the coding sequence ATGCAGGCAGTGGTCAAGGGCAGCACGATGCCGGTGCTGGAGATCGAACTCGCGCCGGGGGAGACGGTGATCTCCACCCACGGGGAGCTCTCCTGGATGTCGTCCAACATGCAGATGTCGCAGACCACGAACACCGGTGGGCCCGGTGGCGGCGGGTTCATGGGGGCGATCAAGCGCGCGGTGGGCGGCGGCGGCATATTCCTCACGCAGTACCAGGCGCAGGGCGGCCCCGCACTGGTGGCCTTCGCGGCCAAGGTGCCCGGCCACATCATCCCGGTGGACATCACGCCGGGTCGCGGTGTGCTGGTGCACCGCCACGGCTGGGTCTGCGGCACGCCCGGGATCAGCCCGACGGTCGGTCTGCAGCAGTCCTTCCGCGGCGGACTGTGGGGCGGCGAGGGCTTCATCCTCCAGCGCCTGCAGGGGCAGGGCCGCGCCTGGATCGAGCTGTCCGGCGAGCTGACCCAGTACACCCTCGGGCCCGGCCAGACGATGCTGGTCCACCCCGGCCACGTGGGGATGTTCGAGGAGCAGGTGCAGTTCACCATCACCAGGGTGCCGGGCATCGCCAACAAGATCTTCGGCGGCGACGGCTACCACCTGGTGGCGCTGACCGGCCCCGGCCAGATCTGGCTGCAGAGCATGCCGCTGTCCGGCCTGGCCCACGCGCTGGAGCCGTACCTGGCCCGTGACGCGGCCTCGGCCGGCGCGGAGGGCGCGGGGATCGGCGGCATCGTGGGCGGGATCCTGCGCGGCTGA
- a CDS encoding SMI1/KNR4 family protein, which produces MPGSDGGSAACPGRICPAAVLAPASLAVEDVVAAARRALGPGGAGDGLRGQVAGVAGVAGVAGVARWAVVGRAVVGRALCHLLTHGFWERPAVARAIVELAPDHAASGAGQLAGYLACPAADPSAQGAFYQEQPPDDAELLCTAVAMAVMDRSHLDAAVEAYRAARPFATAKLSADYAGLGAAQRDEAVLRLRDVVATAPALRLVADEAVRALLRLERLEDVLAVLRTCAERGEFPARLVRPLHTAAPRVLPALVDSELRALEQSPDWRLAYRPEDPKADLNRVADVVGQVMACGPAYRDRLAHVLWGLVRSTALGAGPRWRAAYQLGLVEPSQRDDALRFLADAGVQDPLAPRLRVPPRTADELAAAHAAVAGAWQRIERELAERFPAFPVSLGAPATMDEITACEAELDDRLPVDFVASCLVHRSITFGDLVAGMPNQQDVTELAAHREWLGEEWSSDRPDPVGAAIRGDHGWRRGWIPVSIDDDSSTALDLDPAPAGRHGQVIGLDNLIPVDVVANSWQELLERFAANLEGGRYVLDRYGCLELRQA; this is translated from the coding sequence GTGCCAGGGTCTGACGGTGGGAGCGCGGCTTGTCCGGGCCGGATCTGCCCTGCGGCGGTGCTGGCGCCGGCGTCCCTGGCTGTCGAGGACGTCGTGGCCGCGGCCCGCAGGGCGCTGGGACCGGGCGGCGCCGGCGACGGTCTGCGCGGGCAGGTGGCCGGGGTGGCCGGGGTGGCCGGGGTGGCCGGGGTGGCGCGCTGGGCGGTGGTGGGACGGGCGGTGGTGGGACGGGCTCTGTGTCACCTCCTGACGCACGGCTTCTGGGAGCGCCCGGCCGTCGCGCGCGCCATCGTGGAGCTGGCGCCGGACCACGCCGCCTCGGGTGCCGGGCAGTTGGCGGGGTATCTCGCCTGCCCGGCAGCGGATCCGAGCGCGCAGGGGGCGTTCTACCAGGAGCAGCCGCCGGATGACGCCGAGCTCCTGTGCACGGCGGTGGCGATGGCGGTCATGGATCGCTCGCATCTCGATGCCGCCGTTGAGGCGTATCGCGCGGCACGCCCGTTCGCCACCGCGAAGTTGAGTGCGGATTACGCCGGCCTGGGAGCGGCGCAGCGGGACGAAGCCGTGCTGCGGCTGCGGGATGTCGTGGCGACCGCGCCGGCCCTCCGGTTGGTGGCCGACGAGGCGGTGCGGGCTCTGCTGCGGCTGGAGCGGCTCGAGGACGTCCTCGCGGTGCTCCGGACGTGTGCCGAGCGCGGGGAGTTTCCGGCACGCCTGGTGCGTCCGCTGCACACGGCCGCACCGCGGGTGCTGCCGGCCCTGGTCGACAGCGAGCTGCGGGCCCTGGAGCAGAGCCCGGACTGGCGGCTGGCCTACCGGCCGGAGGACCCCAAGGCCGACCTGAACCGGGTGGCGGACGTGGTGGGCCAGGTGATGGCCTGCGGGCCGGCCTACCGGGATCGCCTTGCTCACGTGCTGTGGGGTCTGGTGCGCTCCACGGCCCTCGGAGCGGGCCCGCGGTGGCGGGCGGCGTACCAGCTCGGCCTGGTCGAGCCCTCCCAGCGGGACGACGCGCTGCGGTTCCTGGCCGACGCCGGTGTGCAGGATCCGCTGGCTCCCCGGCTGCGCGTACCGCCGCGAACGGCGGACGAACTCGCGGCTGCGCACGCCGCGGTGGCCGGCGCGTGGCAGCGCATCGAACGCGAACTCGCCGAGCGCTTCCCCGCCTTCCCGGTGTCCTTGGGCGCTCCGGCGACGATGGACGAGATCACCGCGTGCGAGGCCGAGCTCGACGACCGGTTGCCCGTCGACTTCGTCGCCTCGTGCCTGGTCCACCGCAGCATCACCTTCGGCGATCTCGTGGCGGGGATGCCGAACCAGCAGGACGTCACCGAGCTTGCGGCGCACCGGGAATGGCTGGGCGAGGAGTGGAGCAGTGATCGGCCCGACCCGGTCGGCGCCGCGATCCGCGGCGACCACGGCTGGAGACGGGGCTGGATCCCCGTCTCCATCGACGACGACAGCAGCACCGCGCTGGATCTGGACCCGGCTCCGGCCGGACGCCACGGACAGGTGATCGGCCTGGACAACCTGATCCCCGTCGACGTCGTGGCGAACAGCTGGCAGGAGCTGCTGGAGCGCTTCGCGGCGAATCTGGAGGGCGGCCGCTATGTGCTGGACCGGTACGGCTGCCTTGAGTTGCGGCAGGCCTGA
- a CDS encoding pyridoxal-dependent decarboxylase encodes MHPLLTADLARLPALLETVRRHAVAALDGIEERPVLPAYKTAAQAPVAAPVALPQQGVGFEQTLADFASRWEPGFSASAGPRYLGFVTGGATPAALAGDWLTSTYDQNSNSVLDPAGQDFERETVGWLRDLFGLGADHQGAFVSGATMSNATGLAIAREWLGERLGVSVADDGVGALGRVRVLSGSPHSSIAKGLAVLGLGRNALVRVPTLPEREAVDLVALEQALRASEGPCIVVANAGTVNTVDFDDLRAIAALKERYDFWLHTDAAFGAFAALSPRHAELVDGLDLADSVCVDLHKWLNVPYDSAVQFTRRHDLQARVFQNAAAYLGPSPASGRGVPHGEQPDLVHLTPENSRRLRALSAWFTLSAYGRQGQQEIVERCVSCARSLGEAITATPGLRLLAPVRLNVVCFTLAERPTAERLADLAESVRETVFLTPTVYAGTPALRAAFSNWRTGEPDVRLIAAALARALPLG; translated from the coding sequence ATGCACCCGCTGCTCACCGCCGATCTCGCGCGCCTGCCCGCCCTGTTGGAGACGGTCCGCCGGCACGCCGTCGCCGCCCTGGACGGGATCGAAGAACGCCCGGTGCTGCCCGCGTACAAGACCGCAGCACAGGCCCCGGTCGCGGCCCCGGTCGCGCTGCCGCAGCAGGGCGTCGGCTTCGAGCAGACCCTGGCCGATTTCGCCTCCCGCTGGGAACCCGGCTTCTCGGCCAGCGCCGGACCGCGCTACCTCGGCTTCGTCACCGGCGGCGCCACCCCGGCCGCGCTGGCCGGGGACTGGCTCACCTCGACCTACGACCAGAACTCCAACTCCGTGCTGGACCCGGCCGGGCAGGACTTCGAACGGGAGACGGTCGGCTGGCTCCGCGACCTCTTCGGCCTCGGTGCCGACCACCAGGGCGCCTTCGTCAGCGGTGCCACCATGTCCAACGCCACCGGACTGGCGATCGCCCGCGAGTGGCTGGGCGAGCGCCTGGGCGTCTCGGTCGCCGACGACGGCGTCGGCGCGCTCGGCCGGGTCCGGGTGCTCTCCGGCAGCCCGCACTCCAGTATCGCCAAGGGACTTGCCGTGCTGGGCCTCGGGCGCAACGCGCTGGTTCGGGTGCCCACGTTGCCCGAGCGGGAGGCCGTCGACCTGGTGGCCCTGGAGCAGGCGCTGCGCGCGAGTGAGGGCCCGTGCATCGTGGTGGCCAACGCGGGCACGGTCAACACCGTCGACTTCGACGACCTGCGCGCGATCGCGGCGCTGAAGGAGCGGTACGACTTCTGGCTGCACACCGACGCCGCCTTCGGCGCCTTCGCCGCGCTCTCACCCCGGCACGCCGAGCTCGTCGACGGGCTCGACCTGGCCGACTCGGTCTGCGTCGACCTGCACAAGTGGCTCAATGTGCCCTACGACAGCGCCGTCCAGTTCACCCGCCGCCACGACCTGCAGGCGAGGGTGTTCCAGAACGCCGCCGCCTACCTCGGACCTTCCCCAGCCTCCGGCCGGGGGGTCCCCCACGGCGAGCAGCCCGACCTGGTCCACCTCACCCCGGAGAACTCCCGCCGACTGCGCGCGCTGTCCGCCTGGTTCACCCTGAGCGCCTACGGGCGCCAGGGGCAGCAGGAGATCGTCGAACGGTGCGTCAGCTGCGCCCGCTCCCTGGGCGAGGCCATCACCGCGACGCCGGGACTGCGCCTGCTCGCCCCCGTCCGGCTCAACGTCGTCTGCTTCACGCTCGCCGAGCGGCCCACCGCCGAGCGCCTCGCGGACCTCGCGGAGTCGGTCCGTGAGACCGTCTTCCTGACCCCGACCGTCTACGCCGGCACCCCCGCCCTGCGCGCCGCCTTCAGCAACTGGCGCACCGGCGAGCCGGACGTCCGCCTGATCGCGGCGGCCCTGGCCCGCGCACTGCCGCTGGGCTAG
- a CDS encoding TetR/AcrR family transcriptional regulator: MVRGSGSGSGSGSGFAAASVDSEELRERLVLAALRVAGEHGLAELTVQRIAQAAGTSAISVYTRFGGLAGVLEALYRRTFAMLGEAFRAVPRTGGGDPLGHLLALAMAYRSFALAVPPRYAFMFDRPVPDFEPAQPLRAEALQGAFAPLIDAVRELAGTETEGTGTEGTALAGTEPAGVGTADATRTAYLLWCVMHGMVGLELADVLRTPLPGWGIAVPDESAGEQMYRAGVRAMLNGLGHPGTRTP, translated from the coding sequence ATGGTCCGTGGTTCCGGTTCTGGTTCGGGCTCTGGTTCCGGTTTCGCAGCGGCGAGCGTCGACTCCGAGGAGCTGCGCGAGCGGCTGGTGCTGGCCGCGCTGCGGGTGGCGGGCGAGCACGGCCTCGCCGAGCTGACCGTCCAGCGGATCGCCCAGGCCGCCGGGACCTCCGCGATCAGCGTCTACACCCGGTTCGGTGGCCTGGCCGGGGTGCTGGAGGCTCTCTACCGGCGGACCTTCGCGATGCTCGGCGAGGCGTTCCGCGCGGTGCCGCGCACCGGCGGCGGCGATCCGCTCGGCCACCTGCTGGCGCTGGCGATGGCCTACCGGTCCTTCGCACTGGCGGTCCCACCCCGCTACGCGTTCATGTTCGACCGTCCGGTGCCGGACTTCGAGCCCGCGCAGCCGCTGCGCGCCGAGGCCCTGCAGGGCGCCTTCGCGCCGCTGATCGACGCCGTCCGCGAGCTCGCAGGCACCGAGACGGAAGGCACCGGGACCGAAGGCACCGCGCTCGCGGGCACCGAGCCCGCAGGCGTCGGGACCGCCGATGCCACCCGCACGGCATACCTGCTCTGGTGCGTCATGCACGGCATGGTCGGGCTGGAGCTGGCGGACGTCCTGCGCACGCCGCTGCCCGGCTGGGGCATCGCCGTGCCGGACGAGAGCGCGGGCGAGCAGATGTACCGGGCGGGCGTCCGGGCGATGCTCAACGGCCTCGGACACCCCGGGACCCGTACGCCCTAG
- a CDS encoding SAM-dependent methyltransferase, with product MTGLQADRPHPARIYDYWLGGKDNFPPDRAAAEHAISVSADIPAAARENRAFLQRAVRMCAREGIRQFIDIGAGLPSPGNVHEAAQEIQPDARVVYVDNDPIVLTHGRALLADNRSTTVLTGDVRELDELLDRPELRALIDFEQPVAILLVAVLHFVSDEEARAALDKVFARVAPGSYLVLSNSTHEGNPERAAAAARTWEKTSSGINLRGRAHVETFFDGWELLEPGVDFVPLWRPEGPTEQSTRWMYAGVGRKQA from the coding sequence ATGACGGGTCTTCAGGCTGATCGCCCGCACCCCGCCCGGATCTACGACTACTGGCTCGGCGGCAAGGACAACTTCCCGCCCGACCGTGCGGCCGCCGAGCACGCCATCAGCGTCTCGGCCGACATCCCGGCCGCCGCCCGCGAGAACCGCGCCTTCCTGCAGCGCGCGGTGCGGATGTGCGCGCGGGAGGGGATCCGCCAGTTCATCGACATCGGGGCCGGCCTGCCCTCGCCGGGCAATGTGCACGAGGCGGCCCAGGAGATCCAGCCGGACGCCCGCGTGGTCTACGTCGACAACGACCCGATCGTCCTCACGCACGGCCGTGCGCTGCTCGCCGACAACCGCTCGACCACCGTACTGACCGGGGACGTCCGCGAGTTGGACGAGCTGCTGGACCGCCCCGAGCTGCGCGCCCTGATCGACTTCGAGCAGCCGGTCGCCATCCTGCTGGTCGCCGTCCTGCACTTCGTCAGCGACGAGGAGGCCCGCGCGGCGCTGGACAAGGTGTTCGCCCGGGTCGCGCCGGGCAGTTACCTGGTCCTCTCCAACAGCACCCACGAGGGCAACCCCGAGCGTGCCGCGGCTGCCGCGCGGACCTGGGAGAAGACCTCCTCGGGCATCAACCTGCGCGGCCGCGCGCACGTCGAGACGTTCTTCGACGGCTGGGAACTGCTGGAGCCGGGCGTCGACTTCGTCCCGCTCTGGCGCCCGGAGGGCCCCACCGAGCAGAGCACCCGCTGGATGTACGCGGGCGTCGGGCGCAAGCAGGCCTGA
- a CDS encoding ABC transporter ATP-binding protein, protein MTSLKLSGVVKSYGRQGVLHGVDLDIPAGSLAAVLGPSGSGKTTLLRVIAGFERADSGAVSLGGKLVDDGRRQLPPERRKIGYVPQDGGLFPHLTVVGNVAFGLPGRARRHTAAVGELLERVGLAGLPDRYPHQLSGGQQQRVALARALAIRPEIVLLDEPFSALDAGLRASIRADVQAILREFGATAVLVTHDQDEALSMADLVAVVRDGRIAQCATPRELYQRPADAGLAAFVGEANLLPGTPAATGEVRTALGTLALHDGVASGSRDLTVLLRPEQIEVHPADQEGVLTAVVTECRYHGHDAVVRCALDGSAGPGEITARLTDAEVWEVGSKVALRARGPVTAWPTTPDAATPAPRLDDRQLA, encoded by the coding sequence GTGACCAGTCTCAAGCTGAGCGGTGTGGTCAAGTCCTACGGCCGCCAAGGCGTGCTGCACGGCGTGGACCTCGACATCCCGGCGGGCTCACTGGCCGCCGTGCTCGGGCCCTCCGGCAGCGGCAAAACCACGCTGCTGCGGGTGATCGCCGGCTTCGAGCGGGCCGACTCCGGCGCGGTCAGCCTCGGCGGCAAGCTGGTGGACGACGGACGGCGCCAACTCCCGCCCGAGCGGCGGAAGATCGGCTACGTCCCGCAGGACGGCGGCCTGTTCCCGCACCTGACGGTGGTCGGCAACGTCGCCTTCGGGCTGCCCGGCCGAGCTCGCCGGCACACCGCGGCGGTCGGCGAACTGCTGGAGCGGGTCGGACTTGCGGGCCTGCCGGACCGCTATCCGCACCAGCTCTCCGGCGGGCAGCAGCAGCGCGTCGCGCTGGCCCGCGCCCTCGCCATCCGGCCGGAGATCGTCCTTCTCGACGAGCCCTTCTCCGCGCTGGACGCGGGGCTGCGCGCCAGCATCCGGGCCGATGTGCAGGCGATCCTGCGGGAGTTCGGGGCCACCGCCGTCCTGGTCACGCACGACCAGGACGAGGCCCTGTCGATGGCCGACCTGGTGGCGGTGGTCCGCGACGGACGGATCGCCCAGTGCGCCACCCCGCGCGAGCTGTACCAGCGGCCCGCCGACGCGGGCCTCGCCGCCTTCGTCGGCGAGGCCAACCTGCTGCCCGGCACGCCCGCCGCCACGGGCGAGGTGCGAACCGCCCTGGGCACGCTGGCGCTGCACGACGGGGTTGCCAGCGGGAGTCGTGACCTGACGGTGCTGCTCCGACCCGAGCAGATCGAGGTCCACCCGGCCGACCAGGAGGGCGTGTTGACCGCCGTCGTCACCGAGTGCCGCTACCACGGCCACGACGCGGTGGTCCGCTGCGCGCTCGACGGCTCGGCGGGACCAGGCGAGATCACCGCCCGGCTGACCGACGCGGAGGTCTGGGAGGTCGGCAGCAAGGTCGCCCTACGCGCCCGCGGCCCAGTCACCGCCTGGCCGACCACACCCGACGCCGCCACCCCGGCCCCCCGGCTCGACGACCGCCAGCTCGCCTGA
- a CDS encoding transglycosylase SLT domain-containing protein — protein MGGPRRYGRAAAVLATVLVVWFLVRGGGHGAGTGPAPAQSRPGTSQSPSPTGPSPSASASAASGAYDPAQLAAPVRKYAGQAGIDPQLLMAILYNESYKPHDPAVERAWQQLKPDAAFGVANMHRAAFDETKQGRDFAGRNWEELPDDRNLAVEAAAWYLHDLAAQLPAHRSAPYTEDELMALGYNTGPGNMLLFARGTSPGAAARSYLDQLHGNWAKAGAAVQG, from the coding sequence ATGGGTGGACCCCGGAGGTATGGGCGGGCGGCGGCCGTACTGGCCACTGTGCTGGTCGTCTGGTTCCTGGTGCGCGGCGGCGGGCACGGCGCGGGCACGGGCCCGGCTCCGGCGCAGTCGCGGCCGGGCACCTCCCAGTCGCCCTCCCCCACCGGGCCGTCCCCTTCCGCGTCCGCATCCGCCGCGAGCGGCGCGTACGACCCGGCGCAACTCGCCGCACCGGTGCGCAAGTACGCCGGCCAGGCGGGGATCGACCCGCAGCTGCTGATGGCCATCCTCTACAACGAGTCCTACAAGCCGCACGACCCCGCGGTGGAACGCGCCTGGCAGCAGCTCAAGCCCGACGCCGCCTTCGGGGTCGCCAATATGCACCGGGCCGCGTTCGACGAGACCAAGCAGGGCCGCGACTTCGCCGGCCGGAACTGGGAGGAACTGCCCGACGACCGCAACCTCGCCGTCGAGGCGGCGGCCTGGTACCTGCACGACCTGGCAGCCCAGCTGCCGGCGCACCGGTCCGCGCCGTACACCGAGGACGAGTTGATGGCGCTGGGCTACAACACCGGCCCGGGCAACATGCTGCTCTTCGCGCGCGGCACCTCGCCGGGCGCCGCCGCCCGCTCCTACCTCGACCAGCTGCACGGCAACTGGGCGAAGGCGGGCGCGGCAGTGCAGGGCTGA
- a CDS encoding VOC family protein, translated as MFGNTKAFSGFSVDDLQRAKQFYGETLGLNVSEEHGMLHLHLAGGGEVLAYPKPGHTPASFTILNFPVADIDQAVDELASRGVQFERYPNLPADEKGIFRGGGPLIAWFTDPAGNILSVLQES; from the coding sequence ATGTTCGGCAACACCAAGGCGTTCAGCGGTTTCTCCGTGGACGACCTCCAGCGGGCCAAGCAGTTCTACGGCGAGACCCTGGGACTGAACGTCTCGGAGGAGCACGGGATGCTCCACCTGCACCTGGCCGGCGGCGGCGAGGTACTCGCCTACCCGAAGCCCGGGCACACCCCGGCGTCGTTCACGATCCTCAACTTCCCGGTCGCCGACATCGACCAGGCCGTCGACGAACTCGCCTCGCGCGGCGTGCAGTTCGAGCGCTACCCCAACCTGCCCGCGGACGAGAAGGGGATCTTCCGCGGCGGCGGCCCGCTCATCGCGTGGTTCACCGACCCGGCGGGGAACATCCTCTCGGTGCTCCAGGAGAGCTGA